Part of the Athalia rosae chromosome 2, iyAthRosa1.1, whole genome shotgun sequence genome, TGCAACAGATCTTGACCACGTTTACAAAGCATTAACAAACCGTTCCCTCTAGAGTGATtaagttttgaattttttaagcAGTGATAATTCATATGTATAACATAAGCATTCAAAATATGATGGATGACATTAGTTGACAGCTTCAGCAATGTAGCATTACAAATGATTGAGCGACATGTACGAGACATGAGTTTCGACAATTTGATATTGTCACATTACTGTAATGGAGTGAAGGCAACATTGTTTTAAtacttgttattattttatttttatggttAATGTGACATTTTTAAGTAAACAATTAATCGTTATTGACTAATGATTGTACATACACGCAGTTATTCTTGTCCAGGAATGATGCTCGATCAATTGCATAGTGAGAAACGAATTATCAGATCAATACCAAGTAGATAATCAACAGTGATACATGAAATAATGACTAATTTAATGATCTGAATTCATCgacaaaaagaagagaaaaataaccaAAGTGAAACTTATcatggatttgaaaaaagtgagGTTACTCCCGAGTGATGAATTCTTGATTTTATATAGTTgacataaaatatttatagctAGTTTGAAAGGTCGATTGATTTGggtatttttaaatatacgaCATTATAAGACAACGATTCGAAGACATTTGCGAATTGTTAAAATAGgtaggtgaaaaataaagatgattatcgaaaaaaattcaatctcacCTGCAGACATCATCTGCTATGTATATGCAGTCTTTTATAATTACCAAATTACTAGCGATTGAAggttcaaaattattcaataattgatCAAATTATCGTCATTTCTCGTCCACGAGAAATTTCCTCGATTAACGAGCAAACAAGTGTCCAAGTATCATCTTGAGAAGAGATATACAATTCTGTGAGCCAAGGGGTTGGTATCACAAGTGTTGGCCAAGTTCAGGGGAATatacgaggaaaaagaaatgagccACTGTTTATCACAATGAACACTCGATCTTATTCTACTTTGTGACTCCATCTATCAGAGAATCAAAGATCAGTAATTTTCCTCCATCGACCATCGGTGTCCCTCCTTCCTAGTCCTAGCTAGTCCTAGTCACGCCTTGACCAATAATAAATTCGGTGGTTCGATACATCGCACGAAGTCGGAttgttttgaatttaaaaaatttatgaaaaagcaGCTCGATCCGTCACAACCATGGAATCACAACGCATCAAGACGTTGACTGATTGCAAAAATCAgcggtataattataaatattgtataattaaaatttgtaATCGGATCACCTCAAATGTATAACCACGGAAGAATAACACTAGCTGCAGCGAAAAGTCAAACCTTTGGATTATTTGGTGATACACAAGATATCCTTCACAGGCGAATAAATTAATAGCCTCAAAATACGATAATATTCATTCTAAAAAAGTATTTGGAAAGTATTACCTTCCCGAGCGTGAGCAAGTTTACAAACCGAGATTGTTGAAGAAGTTCtacaaaaaactaaaaatcgaGAGAACTTCGTGGATTATTGTCTCaggttgaactttttttcacataaagGTCAAGGAGAATGATTTTGCGAAGCATTGCGACTCCTTGCTGCAACAAATAGGATAATCAAATTACAATCATTGATTCAAAAATATCATTAtaataacagaaaaataaacactGCACTATAGTTTTGTAAAGCCACCAATAAGGTTATCAAGGACCATCCAATTAAATTCTATCGTTTGCTATTCACCATACGGTTACTCTGGCCAAGTATTTTTACAATATAACATTGACCTGTCAGAAATAAAAGCTGTAACATGGTGGAGGTTCCGAACgttagaaaaataagaatccaGACTTAACAAAACTGGAGTTTATGTCGATAACTTcaatttgcagaaaaatgaCAAGATTCTATTGTCCATTGGGGCAACAGATTATTACCGTACCAAAGTGACGGCAGTTTTGTATTTgtgaaatatgtatacatgaaatCGTTAAAATTTGTACAGGTCTGTTCAGAGCCAAATTAGTAAAAGTGGTGCTACAACTGTTCAATAATCAGTAAATGATGAACAGAATCATAAAGTATATTAACGCATGGCTGTTGAGGACAAGCAAATATACGTGCACCCAACGAGTTTAGATACAATATACCATAACATATACTATGTTCTACCAGGTTTGCATCACAGAAGTATATGTTAATGTCAGTTAAATTTTATAGCAAcgtaattgaacaaaaatcgtTCAAAACCTGGAAATGCTATACCAAACATAAAATCTTAGGCAGAAAACTCAAGTATAAATCAGACTTTTTTTACACAATGAGATTGAAACAAAGGGCCCTGAATGCGCTATTGAAACACGTTGCTTataatgagaacaaaaaattagccGCACAAAAATTTCAGCTCTTCTACCAAAAGGTATTAATCAAGACTGCATGGAATGAGTGGTGTAGCATAATCGACGAAGATAAAGATGATTTACAGTTGAGGTATGAGTTATCATCGGTGATATCATTCTACAAGCGTCGCATTGTTACAAGgtattttgaaaagtttatgGTATACATCAACATacaacggaaaataaaatctctgCATCTCAGAACGAATGATTTGTGTAAAACGTTTTACCGCAAAAGATATATGATTATTTGGAAAACTGCCTACAGGACACAAAgacgaatcggaaaattacaTGAAACGGTATACTTATTGATAATTCGTTCTCATTTATTACATTTTGATGAATACTCTTAAAAGACACTTTCTAGTTGTATGCTAATGTTCCAGGCATTAATATTTCGGGATAAGTTGGTGATGCGAGACACTATTTTGCTATGGATAAAATCTTACAATGCTAACATACTCCAAAAGAGACAATTAAATACATCTGTTTTAcattacgaaaataaaataattagcaAATGTTTTTGTTCATGGATAAATTTttgcaatgaaaatattagagctgaaaatttatttcgtgaAGCTTCTGAGTACTACTCAGAAATATTACagcaaaaaatgttgaaaaagttATTGATGGTACGTGGTTCAAGAAATGATGAGCCTTATTTAGGATTACCGATTTATTGTACAATGAATTTCGGTATTTTAGAACGTCGCAAGGAAGAAGATTAAGCAACGGCAAGTACAAATCGCTAAAACCTTACATGACAATAATGTTCTCTGTAAACTCTTTGTGGCGTGGAGGGAGTACTATTGGAAATGTAAAGGTTTAAGAGACAAATTGGGGAAATGCGATCGCAATATGAGGAAGAGATTGAAAACAAGGATTCTTGTACATTGGAAATTATATGTACGATGTAGGAAGTGTAGTATATCAAAATTATCAATGTCCACAATTCACTATAGCAAAAAAATATGTGCTGAAATAATCCTACACTTGAAGAGTCGTGTGCAgtacaaaaaaggaaaaagtagccaattaaattatttgaagGATCGAGTAGAAGCAATCAAATTCAGTTTTAAACTGAGGTGCTTTCAACAATGGAGACTGGCTCACCTGCACATGCTcaaagaaaaatctaaaatgtTTTACGCTGCCGAATTGCACGAATCTAATTTTAAAAGGAAATATTTTCTTGTATGGAATAAATTCCTGATAAGGCATAAACTTGAATGCAAAATCCAAGCAGTTTTGTACGAAAGTGTAAAGTCTTATGTTCTAAAAAACTGGTTGATGGTTTGGTACAGGAGGTATCGAAGATCACTTGATCATCatcagagagaaaaacagGCTGCTAAAAttcacgaaatgaaaatacagCAGCGATGTTACATCACATGGAAATGTTTCTGTGATATCcaaatacgagagaaaaatgatatCAATCATGCAAAAGATTATTATTGGAAGCTAGTGGTTAAAGAGGGTCTGCAGAGTTTTGTTAAACTTTATcttcaaaaaaccgaatttcgattcgaaacaCATTTGAGGTACATTACAAAAAATTCATGTTACGAATATGAATTGCGCCGAGAATATTTCAACAAGTGGCGCAAGGCTGTGTCCTCCGTTGCGAAGAATTGCGCACAAATGACCAAAAATCAGAATGATGGACAGAATTTAAACCCTACAAGAACTACTTACTTTAATGAGAACAAAAGTATTCCACATCTGACTCCGCGCTACGTCATTCCCAAGTTCATGAAAGATGAAGCTAAATTGCATTTCGGTATCGCACACTATTCAGATTACAAACCAGTAGGTAACGTCAGAGAAGGAGGTATACCAGGtgagagaatttgaaaaatcgtctaTCCTTCAAATGATGAAGACTCGGAAATGAATCGTTCGCTTTTTTgaatttgtaataaatttcaaggGAAAACGCGTCGTCTGGTGCAATTGCCTGAGCAAGCAGAACAGATGAGATATTTCGGGGAAAGTATGGCCGTTTCATATGGAGTCTTGCACTTATAATTTCGTGACAGTCTGAAATCAGATGCCGATTCTGCAAAGACATACAGAGTAGAAGATTcagtattttttgtttcgctgaAAGTATGATAATTGAATCGGTtaaaactacaaaaataataatgtatacctataagtatGTAAACAATGGTTATTTAATGTTTGCTGCTGAgttcgaattataatttcgtcaAGTTATTTTCATCAGGAACATCACTACAAAACAGTGCCTAGTTCTATAATTAAACTGTACaatctataaaatatataatttatcggTACAGAAAAATATACCTTCATTGTTTTCACTCGCGATAATTGAAAACGCACTATTTAGtccgtttgattttattgAGCTCGCCTTGTTGGAGCGCTGCATCTCCGAATATTTCTTTGACCCTTCTCTTGCGGTCCTCGTCGCTGAAATATTAGACAGTAATTATGAAGATCCACAATCACTAATAAAAAGTAGTAAGCGGcatgattgaaataaaatgttcacCTTTTTATTTGTTGCTTGATCTGTACTTTGCCCAAGAAGGTTCTGTCCCTTCTAACTTCTCGTATTGCTCCTTTGACTTCCCTCTTGTATTTGTAGAGCAATTTTTCTCGCTCCGCCTTCTCCTTAGACATCGGTCGGTGTTTCTTACCGTCATATCTGCAAGCCAGACAAGCTCGTAGATTCAATAAAAACCGAATGGAGTCATTTCTTATGTTTTAGATACGTAAAAAGGCAAGACTACTTACACAGTCTCTATTCTCGGCTCGTAAAGTTTCAAAGCTTtgggcttttttttctcgcgcgtAATATACTTCAATTGTTTGTCTTCAAGAGAGTTTAAATCTTTCAACACCCTCGTTACTTGCTGTTTTATGCTTTCTGGGTAATTATTGAATTGATTAATGCTCAAAAGCTTGATGATCGGTTCGAATATTGACAATGCTGCCTCCAGTTCTTCGATTTGTATTTTAAATTCTGATACCAGGCTTACCGCCGTTGAAAATGTTCTCATTTTAAAATCGTCATCCATTTCATTCTCAATCAAATCAGCAGCAAACATGAGATTTGATTTTGGGTTAATTTTGGATTTTGACAGATCACTTTCTAGGATTAACAAATTACTGAATTCTCCTTTGGATTTGAAGGGAGGAATTGTTTTTATGATCTGTACAAATGGTTTTGGCGTACCCATGTGTATCACCCCGCGTAGAAAGTTAATCGTCGATGGAGAGAAACGCTTAGACAATAATGTgaactgaaaatgaaatagcAGGTAGAGtcttgttaaaaaaattaaaataatgacaGGATATCATGTATAGTTACTTCTAGAATAAGTGTGCAGATAAATAAGCCCTTCGACAGATCACTCCTACTTCTAACACGACACCTcgacaaaatttgagacaTGAAAACCAATGCCGGAGTAACAACTGGATGTCTGTAGTCAGAAGTTGGGAATAGCAGAGACACCAATTTAAATAGAATCagctgaaaatgaaattatatacaAAATTAACAACTCCAACccacaaaatataattcttcTCTTGCAATTTCCAATTGTAATTGAAATCTCACAGTGTCTAGGCCTGGGTATTTTTTCTTGCatagttcaaattttttgtgctTCTCTTTTAAAATATCTTGAATACAGGTTTTTGCGTGTTCTGGATCAGCGTGCGCAAGATCATAAAGATGAGGGCATAATCTGTAATATGGTTAAATTACATTAGAGCATTTTTGGGAATCTGAAGATAATTTGCTCAACAAATTTCATCTCACCGATCAAAGATTTGAAAACAATTGACAGTGTCTTCAGTTTTTGCTGCGTAGTTGTTCAAATACTGAAGTAAGTATATAAATAGCTGtgctaatttttctttattatttcctcCGAGCGACTGATGATTGCATTTAATAATTCTCTCGACAATAACCGACTGATAATCGGGATTGAGATTTTCTAATAATtgttgtaattcttcaaagctTTCCGGTCCTTTATAGGTATATGGCAGTTCTTGTCTAGCCTTCTCcatgatttcttttcttttcaagagATCTAATTTTATCTGATCAATTCGTTCTTCTGCAGACACTGTTGCTATCTCAGATTCCTTGTTTTTCGTAgagttaaaaattgattttgacaGTGTAAAGCTTTGTCCCTCATTTTGAGGTTCTTTTTGCACCAGATTTGCTGGAAATTCATGCGTCTTTATAGacccttcctcttcttcgctcGATGAATCATCTACTTTCAAGTCTGATAAGTTATCTTCAGCCTCGGTCTCGCTATTTTCATCCaaattcttttgaatttcagagTCACCATCCGACTCCGAATTTTCATAACCATTGCCTAAGGCAGATTTTACCTGTGAGAGTTTCACCAAGGTAGAAGTactctttggatttttattcgtcttgGAAAATGTAGAGGGACTGTGATGCTtgcttgtttcatttttaccaaATGGATGATCGTCAGATATATTAAGAACAGGAATATTATCAAATGAATCTTTGAACTCATTAGGCAATATTGGACCTATTATGTGTTTACATGCTTCTTTTGAATGAGAACTAACATTTAGCTGCAAGGCCACTTGAGTTTCAGTAGACTTATCTTCTTTACGATCCACAgactcagattcaaattcaatttgataatttttactttcatcaAATTCATCACTTACACTTTCATGAACATTAGCAATTTCACTATTCAAATCATATTTTTCTGTACTCTCCTCATTATTAATGCAATTTACAACACCATCGCTTCCATAAGTAAGAGTCTTCTCCTTATTGAAatcttcgatgaaaaatccgtCGTCCAAGTCATCTACTGACTTATGTTTATTTGCATCTTTTGAATTACCGAGGAATCCTTTCATCCTAGTCAATCTATCTGCCTCTAGGGCTTccagtttctctttttcttctctagcTATCTCTTCTTCAGGTTTTAATTTATTAGATGGTGTGCCTCTAgcttgaaatttcaattccctAAGAGCAATATCGTAATCGTCAACCTTTGGTTTCTCAGCAATTATTCCttcagtgaatttttttgaagcaTTTACAATCGGTAGAAGGTCTTTCCACTCGGTATCCAGTTTCTCAGTTAGATCCGTGGTCTGTTCCctaattttctgtttctcagcttttcgtttttttgactCTGCTATAAGCTGTTCTATCAAATCCTTTCTAGATGTGAACCCATCCGACTTAGACAACATACCGCCACCAAAATGAGCTTTGCTAACAAAATCTTTATCCAGTTTTCCACTATCATTCTCATCGTCGACATATTCGTCATCATCGCTTCTCGgatcatcgaatttttcaatttcagctaAAGTCTGACCTCTGTGAGTTAATACCACTTCATCattcaaattgaatatattcttcttcttgtgGACTTTTATTCGTTCAGCAGCAAATCTTGCCATCACTTTGTCATCTCGTGTCATAGCAAAGTCTTTTTCACCTATACGTCTGTCTAAAAATGTATTGGTCTTATCTTTCACTTTATACTCGTGCAGCAAAGTGTTTTTACGTTTATTTATTGCTTTTGCACGTGATATTCCCGGTAGTCCTCGATCAGTTTTATTCTTTCTACCCAATACCTTGTGTTTCTCCTTGTTTATGTGCATTTCAAAAGCATTTGGTAATTTCATCTTTTGCAGGTCAAGTCTTTTAGGCGAATTTCGTTGTTTGTTCTTCACTTTCACCATAACAGCCAGGGAACGcttagaaaaaacaaattctacGTTGAAACGAAGTAATACAATAAAGAACTTGAAGATAGAACCGACGTATGAACTAGCGCTTATAAAATGTAGAATAGAAATGGTGAGGAAATGGTCGGTAGAACGTGGTATGTATAAaacgcgtatgtatgtacatacgtacgtcagATAAGAAGCAAAGTACAGTAAACTAGTCAAAGAAATCTAATCAAAATCCCCTTGTTGACGTTATATACCTAATACAGGCTTGACCAAGCGTGGAAATGCTGCAACATATAATCCTGAAAACATTTGGCATTACTTACGATTGAGTATTCGATAAATTCCAGGAATTTCGTCTTAAATAAAGTCAGTTGCGAACACACGTGGTACGAGAACTAGGGTTGCTGctacatgtatgtacggttACTCACTGAACTACGCCAGTGTGGTCATATTATAATTCACCAGTAAACTGTTTGAGACTTGAAGTTGACCAACAACCAACTCGTTTCCTCGTTCGACTCATTGAGAGATACAAGATGACAAACAGTGATGATCACTTTTCCCGCGAATTTCATCCCTAGTGCATTGTGGGAAAGACTTTCGGGCATCACCTCGGACCGGACGTTATTGTTCTGTCAATACATAAGAGTTCCTGAGTTCCAAACTGAGTTCCTCGCTATGCTATCTTAAAATTGTACCGAAGTGTTGAGATTTTTGAAACTCATGTTCGCGGTCTGCATCCCTTAGCCTTATTTTActtaaatttattaataataacataaaACAATGTATGTTCAAGTGCGGACAATAGACGGCAACCGGAATGTTGTATTAAATATTTCCAAGCTCACCACTGTTGATGAATTCAAGGTAATCGAAAAACGTAACAATTACCATTGCATCTACAACCCTTATTTACCGGTACTTGATGGTTTTTCCATGAAATACCGATACTCAACGCCTGACAGATAACTTCGAAatgtttcaacttttcgagGTACAAATCAGCTAACCTAACCTGATTTAACCTTCCGATAACTTGAATAATGACATCAAACTGATTTCCAGTTTTTTATCAACATCGAACCTCGCAATCATCTTTTATTTGTCTTACAGTTAATGGTTGAAAAAGAGATGCAAGTGCGACCTGATCTGCAACGGCTATTTTATCAGGGC contains:
- the LOC105688500 gene encoding probable nucleolar complex protein 14 — translated: MVKVKNKQRNSPKRLDLQKMKLPNAFEMHINKEKHKVLGRKNKTDRGLPGISRAKAINKRKNTLLHEYKVKDKTNTFLDRRIGEKDFAMTRDDKVMARFAAERIKVHKKKNIFNLNDEVVLTHRGQTLAEIEKFDDPRSDDDEYVDDENDSGKLDKDFVSKAHFGGGMLSKSDGFTSRKDLIEQLIAESKKRKAEKQKIREQTTDLTEKLDTEWKDLLPIVNASKKFTEGIIAEKPKVDDYDIALRELKFQARGTPSNKLKPEEEIAREEKEKLEALEADRLTRMKGFLGNSKDANKHKSVDDLDDGFFIEDFNKEKTLTYGSDGVVNCINNEESTEKYDLNSEIANVHESVSDEFDESKNYQIEFESESVDRKEDKSTETQVALQLNVSSHSKEACKHIIGPILPNEFKDSFDNIPVLNISDDHPFGKNETSKHHSPSTFSKTNKNPKSTSTLVKLSQVKSALGNGYENSESDGDSEIQKNLDENSETEAEDNLSDLKVDDSSSEEEEGSIKTHEFPANLVQKEPQNEGQSFTLSKSIFNSTKNKESEIATVSAEERIDQIKLDLLKRKEIMEKARQELPYTYKGPESFEELQQLLENLNPDYQSVIVERIIKCNHQSLGGNNKEKLAQLFIYLLQYLNNYAAKTEDTVNCFQIFDRLCPHLYDLAHADPEHAKTCIQDILKEKHKKFELCKKKYPGLDTLILFKLVSLLFPTSDYRHPVVTPALVFMSQILSRCRVRSRSDLSKGLFICTLILEFTLLSKRFSPSTINFLRGVIHMGTPKPFVQIIKTIPPFKSKGEFSNLLILESDLSKSKINPKSNLMFAADLIENEMDDDFKMRTFSTAVSLVSEFKIQIEELEAALSIFEPIIKLLSINQFNNYPESIKQQVTRVLKDLNSLEDKQLKYITREKKKPKALKLYEPRIETVYDGKKHRPMSKEKAEREKLLYKYKREVKGAIREVRRDRTFLGKVQIKQQIKSDEDRKRRVKEIFGDAALQQGELNKIKRTK
- the LOC105688218 gene encoding uncharacterized protein LOC105688218 isoform X2, with amino-acid sequence MLMSVKFYSNVIEQKSFKTWKCYTKHKILGRKLKYKSDFFYTMRLKQRALNALLKHVAYNENKKLAAQKFQLFYQKVLIKTAWNEWCSIIDEDKDDLQLRYELSSVISFYKRRIVTRTQRRIGKLHETALIFRDKLVMRDTILLWIKSYNANILQKRQLNTSVLHYENKIISKCFCSWINFCNENIRAENLFREASEYYSEILQQKMLKKLLMNVARKKIKQRQVQIAKTLHDNNVLCKLFVAWREYYWKCKGLRDKLGKCDRNMRKRLKTRILVHWKLYVRCRKCSISKLSMSTIHYSKKICAEIILHLKSRVQYKKGKSSQLNYLKDRVEAIKFSFKLRCFQQWRLAHLHMLKEKSKMFYAAELHESNFKRKYFLVWNKFLIRHKLECKIQAVLYESVKSYVLKNWLMVWYRRYRRSLDHHQREKQAAKIHEMKIQQRCYITWKCFCDIQIREKNDINHAKDYYWKLVVKEGLQSFVKLYLQKTEFRFETHLRYITKNSCYEYELRREYFNKWRKAVSSVAKNCAQMTKNQNDGQNLNPTRTTYFNENKSIPHLTPRYVIPKFMKDEAKLHFGIAHYSDYKPVGNVREGGIPGKTRRLVQLPEQAEQMRYFGESMAVSYGVLHL
- the LOC105688218 gene encoding uncharacterized protein LOC105688218 isoform X1 — translated: MLMSVKFYSNVIEQKSFKTWKCYTKHKILGRKLKYKSDFFYTMRLKQRALNALLKHVAYNENKKLAAQKFQLFYQKVLIKTAWNEWCSIIDEDKDDLQLRYELSSVISFYKRRIVTRYFEKFMVYINIQRKIKSLHLRTNDLCKTFYRKRYMIIWKTAYRTQRRIGKLHETALIFRDKLVMRDTILLWIKSYNANILQKRQLNTSVLHYENKIISKCFCSWINFCNENIRAENLFREASEYYSEILQQKMLKKLLMNVARKKIKQRQVQIAKTLHDNNVLCKLFVAWREYYWKCKGLRDKLGKCDRNMRKRLKTRILVHWKLYVRCRKCSISKLSMSTIHYSKKICAEIILHLKSRVQYKKGKSSQLNYLKDRVEAIKFSFKLRCFQQWRLAHLHMLKEKSKMFYAAELHESNFKRKYFLVWNKFLIRHKLECKIQAVLYESVKSYVLKNWLMVWYRRYRRSLDHHQREKQAAKIHEMKIQQRCYITWKCFCDIQIREKNDINHAKDYYWKLVVKEGLQSFVKLYLQKTEFRFETHLRYITKNSCYEYELRREYFNKWRKAVSSVAKNCAQMTKNQNDGQNLNPTRTTYFNENKSIPHLTPRYVIPKFMKDEAKLHFGIAHYSDYKPVGNVREGGIPGKTRRLVQLPEQAEQMRYFGESMAVSYGVLHL